Proteins found in one Legionella pneumophila subsp. pascullei genomic segment:
- a CDS encoding cation:proton antiporter — protein MSNSKWWFLLACFIPAITFASEGGEHSDPVTSVLLGVTTILFLAIIGRYLARLLNQPGVLGELLIGMIVGNLSYLFGSELVVILREGSAIYDVVKEMLAGISLNQAVTHVIHNSYYANQVIHALSGAEGTEYLKIAYVVDIFSRYGVIFLLFMVGLETSLSDLKKTGKESILVAVIGIVAPMILGFAVACFIIPHSNYKINLFIGATLSATSIGITASVLKEMNKLSTREARTILGAATLDDILGLIILAVVSSIVISGAVSIMVVMKIIILALLFFIGSLFIGPFILRKAVDLFRFLEPWESKLFISFLFIMALAWLASFIQLAAIIGAFAAGVILHDDYFGEQKAHHKDHRSIHHLVSPLETILAPMFFTLIGIQVKLETFYDWNVIVLAGGLSVAAILGKLLSGLGASRRDDRLLIGIGMLPRGEVGLVFASIGRTIGVISDNLFTAIVLMIMITTFIAPPLLKMRYAKPKEDKKA, from the coding sequence ATGAGTAATTCAAAATGGTGGTTTCTTTTAGCCTGTTTCATTCCTGCTATTACTTTTGCGTCTGAGGGGGGAGAACATTCAGATCCAGTCACTTCTGTTCTTCTGGGCGTCACTACTATCTTATTTTTAGCTATTATTGGTCGGTATTTAGCCAGACTTCTTAATCAACCAGGCGTTCTTGGTGAATTGCTGATAGGGATGATAGTGGGGAATCTCTCTTATCTTTTTGGAAGTGAGTTGGTTGTGATCCTCCGCGAAGGTTCTGCTATTTATGATGTTGTCAAAGAAATGTTAGCAGGAATTTCTCTAAATCAGGCCGTAACTCATGTTATCCATAATTCCTATTACGCTAACCAGGTAATTCACGCCTTAAGTGGAGCAGAGGGAACGGAATATCTTAAGATTGCCTATGTCGTTGATATTTTCTCACGTTATGGTGTCATATTTCTTCTGTTTATGGTTGGCCTTGAGACGTCTCTTTCTGATTTAAAAAAAACTGGCAAAGAATCCATTCTCGTTGCGGTGATCGGTATCGTTGCACCAATGATTTTAGGATTTGCAGTGGCTTGTTTTATTATACCTCACTCAAATTACAAGATTAATTTATTTATCGGCGCTACCTTGAGTGCTACCAGTATTGGTATTACAGCAAGTGTACTTAAAGAGATGAATAAACTCAGTACTCGGGAAGCAAGGACAATTCTTGGGGCGGCCACTTTGGATGATATTTTAGGCCTGATCATTTTGGCGGTGGTCAGCAGTATCGTTATTAGTGGTGCTGTAAGCATCATGGTGGTAATGAAAATTATCATTTTAGCACTGCTATTTTTTATTGGTAGCTTGTTTATAGGGCCTTTTATACTTCGTAAGGCAGTTGATTTATTTCGCTTTCTGGAGCCTTGGGAATCCAAGTTGTTTATCTCATTCCTCTTTATTATGGCATTAGCCTGGTTGGCTTCATTTATACAGTTGGCTGCTATAATTGGGGCTTTTGCTGCCGGAGTAATTTTGCACGACGATTATTTTGGAGAGCAAAAAGCTCACCATAAAGATCATCGCAGCATTCATCATTTGGTATCTCCATTGGAAACCATTTTGGCTCCAATGTTTTTTACTCTGATTGGCATACAGGTCAAATTAGAAACTTTTTATGATTGGAATGTCATTGTTCTAGCAGGAGGGTTATCGGTAGCAGCCATTCTTGGCAAGCTGCTTAGTGGCTTGGGCGCTAGCCGCCGGGATGACAGATTGCTTATTGGCATAGGAATGTTACCTCGTGGGGAGGTGGGATTGGTTTTTGCTTCTATCGGCAGAACTATAGGAGTAATAAGTGATAATTTGTTTACCGCAATTGTATTGATGATCATGATCACAACCTTTATTGCGCCACCTTTATTAAAGATGCGATATGCCAAACCAAAAGAGGATAAGAAAGCATGA
- a CDS encoding M20 family metallopeptidase: MFKPQGLYDYICQQWQEEILPSLCDYIKIPNKSPHFDAKWEEHGYMEQAANHIANWCKAHAPKGMTLEIVRLKNRTPLLFMEIPGQIDDTVLLYGHLDKQPEMSGWSDDLHPWKPVLKNGLLYGRGGADDGYSAYASLTAIRALEQQGLPYPRCVLIIEACEESGSYDLPFYIELLKERIGKPSLVICLDSGAGNYEQLWMTTSLRGNLVGKLTVELISEGIHSGSASGIVADSFRVARQLISRIEDEYTGEIKLPQLYCDIPDERIKQAKQCAEILGEQVYSEFPWIDSAKPVIQDKQQLILNRTWRPALTVTGADGFPAIADAGNVMRPVTSFKLSMRLPPLVDPAVASVAIKESLTQNPPYNAKVDFQIQNGGSRGWNAPLLSDWLAKAASEASMTYYDKPAAYMGEGGTIPFMSMLGEQFPKAQFMITGVLGPHSNAHGPNEFLHLDMVKKLTSCVSYVLYSFSQKK; this comes from the coding sequence ATGTTCAAACCCCAAGGATTGTATGATTACATATGCCAACAATGGCAAGAAGAGATATTGCCAAGTTTATGTGACTACATAAAAATCCCTAATAAATCGCCTCACTTTGATGCAAAATGGGAAGAACATGGTTATATGGAGCAAGCGGCTAATCACATCGCTAATTGGTGTAAGGCCCATGCTCCCAAAGGGATGACACTGGAGATTGTTCGCCTGAAAAATAGAACTCCATTACTATTTATGGAAATACCAGGCCAAATTGATGACACTGTGCTACTTTATGGGCATTTGGATAAGCAACCTGAGATGTCAGGCTGGAGTGACGATTTACATCCATGGAAACCTGTATTGAAAAATGGATTGTTATACGGAAGAGGAGGAGCAGATGATGGATATTCCGCTTATGCCTCACTCACGGCTATTCGCGCCTTGGAACAACAAGGTTTGCCATATCCTCGTTGTGTATTAATCATTGAAGCGTGTGAGGAAAGTGGCAGCTACGATTTGCCTTTTTATATTGAACTGCTAAAAGAGCGTATTGGTAAACCATCATTGGTTATTTGCCTTGATTCCGGGGCAGGTAATTATGAGCAGTTGTGGATGACAACGTCATTGCGTGGTAATTTGGTGGGTAAATTAACGGTTGAATTGATTAGTGAAGGCATTCATTCAGGGAGTGCCAGTGGTATAGTGGCAGACAGTTTCAGAGTAGCCCGGCAATTGATCAGCAGAATAGAAGACGAATACACCGGAGAGATTAAATTGCCTCAGTTGTATTGTGATATTCCTGATGAGAGAATAAAACAAGCGAAACAATGTGCGGAAATTCTAGGTGAGCAAGTTTATAGTGAATTTCCATGGATAGATTCTGCCAAACCCGTTATTCAAGACAAACAGCAATTAATATTAAACAGGACATGGCGACCTGCCTTGACAGTGACTGGCGCGGATGGTTTTCCGGCTATAGCTGATGCAGGGAATGTGATGCGTCCTGTGACGTCTTTTAAATTATCTATGCGTCTTCCACCCCTGGTTGACCCGGCAGTAGCTTCTGTCGCAATAAAAGAATCCTTGACCCAAAACCCTCCTTACAATGCAAAGGTTGATTTTCAAATACAAAATGGAGGTTCCAGAGGATGGAATGCTCCTTTACTTTCCGATTGGTTAGCGAAAGCGGCATCTGAAGCATCAATGACTTATTATGATAAACCCGCTGCCTATATGGGGGAAGGGGGAACAATTCCATTTATGAGTATGTTAGGAGAGCAATTCCCCAAAGCACAATTTATGATAACCGGTGTTTTAGGCCCCCATTCCAATGCCCATGGCCCGAACGAGTTCCTGCATTTGGACATGGTAAAAAAACTCACCTCCTGTGTATCGTACGTTCTTTATAGTTTTTCACAGAAAAAATAA
- a CDS encoding rod shape-determining protein produces MFRKLRGVFSSDLSIDLGTANTLIYVRDKGIVLNEPSVVALRNESGQKRVAAVGLEAKRMLGRTPGNINAIRPMKDGVIADFFVTEKMLQHFIHKVHENKFLRPSPRVLVCVPCGSTQVERRAIRESAMGAGAREVFLIEEPMAAALGSGMPVEEASGSMVVDIGGGTTEVAIISLSGIVYHQSVRIGGDKFDDAIVSYVRRNYGTLIGETTAERIKHEIGSAFPSRDLFEIEVRGRNLAEGVPRSFTLTSAEILEALQEPLSGIVGAVRAALELAPPELAADIAERGMVLTGGGALLKNIDTLLMEETGLPVLIAEDPLTCVARGGGKALETMDLRGGDFLSTE; encoded by the coding sequence ATGTTCAGGAAATTAAGAGGCGTGTTTTCTAGCGATTTATCAATCGATTTGGGAACGGCTAATACATTGATTTACGTAAGAGATAAGGGGATTGTTCTCAATGAACCTTCTGTAGTGGCATTGCGTAATGAATCAGGCCAGAAGCGTGTCGCCGCTGTTGGTCTTGAAGCCAAACGCATGCTGGGAAGAACCCCTGGTAATATTAATGCGATAAGACCTATGAAAGATGGGGTTATTGCTGACTTTTTTGTTACTGAGAAGATGTTACAGCACTTTATACACAAAGTGCATGAAAACAAATTTTTACGACCCAGTCCGCGAGTTTTGGTCTGTGTTCCTTGTGGTTCTACGCAAGTGGAACGTAGGGCAATTCGTGAATCTGCAATGGGTGCTGGTGCTCGAGAAGTATTCCTTATTGAAGAGCCAATGGCTGCGGCATTAGGATCCGGAATGCCCGTTGAAGAAGCTAGCGGTTCCATGGTAGTTGATATAGGCGGTGGTACCACAGAAGTGGCGATTATTTCTCTAAGCGGAATCGTTTATCACCAATCAGTACGTATTGGTGGCGATAAATTTGATGATGCAATCGTATCCTACGTACGCCGTAATTATGGAACCCTCATCGGAGAAACAACTGCTGAGCGTATTAAGCATGAAATTGGTTCAGCTTTCCCGAGTCGGGATTTATTTGAGATCGAGGTACGAGGTAGAAATCTTGCAGAAGGTGTGCCACGTAGCTTTACTTTAACAAGCGCTGAAATCTTGGAAGCACTACAGGAACCTCTATCAGGGATAGTTGGCGCGGTTCGGGCTGCTTTAGAACTTGCTCCACCCGAGTTAGCTGCAGATATTGCTGAAAGAGGTATGGTTTTAACAGGCGGAGGTGCTCTGTTGAAAAATATAGACACCTTGTTGATGGAAGAAACTGGATTACCTGTATTAATAGCTGAAGATCCATTAACCTGCGTTGCGCGTGGTGGTGGTAAAGCTCTAGAAACCATGGATTTGCGCGGCGGTGATTTCCTCTCAACAGAATAA
- a CDS encoding ComEA family DNA-binding protein produces MKARLIAIFLSFIVIPLSSHAENEPQKIPAKQVIVKGKINLNTADVNSLTGSFKGIGKKRAEAIIAYRENHQGFKSLEELAEVKGIGQRFVDKNREKLKEIFVIN; encoded by the coding sequence ATGAAAGCAAGACTCATTGCTATTTTTTTGTCATTTATTGTTATCCCTCTCTCTTCTCATGCTGAGAACGAGCCTCAAAAAATACCGGCTAAACAAGTCATTGTTAAGGGTAAAATTAACCTTAATACAGCGGATGTTAATTCTTTAACAGGCTCTTTTAAGGGGATAGGAAAAAAACGGGCTGAAGCTATCATTGCTTATAGAGAAAATCATCAAGGTTTTAAATCTCTGGAAGAGCTTGCTGAAGTCAAGGGTATTGGACAGCGCTTTGTAGATAAAAATAGAGAAAAATTGAAAGAAATATTCGTAATTAATTAA
- the ppsA gene encoding phosphoenolpyruvate synthase, whose product MTVKRHTIDLAHLGMRDLEQVGGKNSSLGEMISHLSSAGVSVPGGFATTADSFREFLSQNGLDKKIYDKLTALDTDDVHQLTVVGKQIREMIIDTPFTSEFEQAVRSSYQKLAQVIGHDNFSVAVRSSATAEDLPDASFAGQQETFLNVKGEEAVLAAIKQVFASLFNDRAIAYRVHHNFAHNEVALSAGIQQMIRSDLAVSGVMFTMDTESGFDQVVFITSSYGLGEMVVQGAVNPDEFYVHKPCLEAGKPAIIRRNLGSKALKMVYCDDPSLERRVKTVDVDPAERLLFSLSKEEVEQLANQALIIEKHYGRPMDIEWAKDGVNGKLYILQARPETVKSRDNKQMLERYTLQKRGDILTEGRSIGQKIGQGKAKVIKDINEMHRVQPGDVLISDMTDPDWEPVMKRAAAIVTNRGGRTCHAAIIARELGIPAVVGCGDATKTIKDGDEVTVSCAEGDTGFVYSGLLPYEQERLDVETMPELPMKVMLNVGNPERAFAFQSIPNSGVGLARLEFLISNTIGIHPKALLEFDMLQDEELKRYIKEKTVAYDSPVEYYIERLKEGIATIAAAFYPKPVIVRLSDFKSNEYANLVGGSLYEPHEENPMLGFRGASRYVSSSFSECFALECKAVRRVREEMGLDNVEVMIPFVRTVSEASNVIEVLKKHGLERGKCGLRVIMMCELPSNALLASEFLQYFDGFSIGSNDLTQLTLGLDRDSGLVASQFDERNDAVKALLHMAISACKKEGKYIGICGQGPSDHQDFAQWLMKEGIESVSLNPDSVLQTCLFLAKQSMN is encoded by the coding sequence ATGACTGTTAAAAGACATACTATAGATTTGGCACATCTTGGCATGCGCGATTTGGAACAGGTCGGTGGTAAAAACTCTTCTCTTGGTGAAATGATTAGTCATCTGTCATCAGCAGGTGTTTCCGTGCCGGGAGGATTTGCTACAACTGCTGATTCTTTCAGAGAATTTTTGTCCCAAAACGGCCTTGACAAGAAAATTTACGACAAGTTGACCGCTCTCGATACGGATGACGTCCACCAACTGACAGTAGTGGGAAAGCAGATCAGGGAAATGATTATAGATACACCATTCACTTCGGAATTTGAACAGGCAGTTCGCTCCTCCTATCAGAAACTTGCTCAAGTGATTGGCCATGATAATTTTAGTGTTGCAGTAAGATCTTCTGCTACCGCTGAAGATTTGCCCGATGCTTCTTTTGCAGGTCAACAGGAAACTTTTTTAAATGTGAAGGGAGAAGAAGCGGTATTGGCTGCAATTAAACAGGTATTTGCCTCTTTATTTAATGACAGGGCAATAGCTTATCGTGTACATCATAATTTTGCTCATAACGAAGTAGCTTTATCTGCTGGTATTCAGCAAATGATTCGCAGTGATTTGGCGGTAAGTGGTGTTATGTTTACCATGGATACTGAATCTGGTTTTGATCAAGTGGTATTTATCACCTCATCTTATGGTTTAGGTGAAATGGTTGTTCAGGGCGCTGTAAATCCAGATGAGTTTTATGTCCATAAACCATGCCTTGAAGCCGGTAAACCAGCAATCATCCGTCGAAACCTGGGCAGTAAGGCGTTAAAGATGGTTTATTGCGATGACCCTTCTCTTGAAAGGCGTGTTAAAACAGTCGATGTAGACCCTGCTGAACGATTATTGTTTTCCTTATCCAAAGAAGAAGTCGAGCAACTGGCGAATCAGGCGCTTATTATTGAAAAGCATTATGGCCGTCCCATGGATATTGAATGGGCGAAAGATGGGGTCAATGGTAAATTGTACATCCTGCAAGCTCGTCCGGAGACTGTAAAAAGCAGGGATAACAAACAAATGCTTGAACGATATACGTTGCAAAAAAGAGGTGACATATTAACTGAAGGCCGCAGTATAGGTCAAAAAATCGGTCAGGGTAAGGCAAAGGTTATTAAAGATATTAATGAAATGCACAGGGTTCAACCTGGCGATGTTTTGATATCCGATATGACTGATCCGGATTGGGAACCTGTCATGAAACGTGCTGCTGCAATCGTTACCAATCGCGGCGGCAGAACTTGTCACGCAGCCATTATTGCTCGTGAATTAGGGATTCCCGCAGTTGTTGGTTGTGGTGATGCAACAAAAACGATTAAAGATGGTGATGAGGTGACTGTAAGCTGTGCGGAAGGCGATACAGGGTTTGTCTATTCCGGTTTGTTACCCTACGAGCAGGAACGTCTTGATGTAGAAACGATGCCCGAATTACCCATGAAAGTGATGTTGAATGTTGGAAACCCTGAAAGAGCCTTTGCATTTCAATCAATACCTAATTCCGGAGTGGGTTTGGCACGTCTTGAGTTTTTAATTTCCAACACGATAGGTATTCACCCTAAAGCGCTTCTGGAATTTGATATGTTACAGGATGAGGAACTTAAGCGATACATTAAAGAAAAGACAGTAGCGTATGATTCACCCGTTGAATATTACATCGAAAGGTTAAAAGAGGGTATAGCGACTATTGCAGCCGCTTTTTATCCCAAACCTGTGATAGTCAGGCTTTCAGATTTTAAATCGAATGAATACGCCAATCTTGTTGGTGGCTCATTGTATGAACCTCATGAAGAAAATCCTATGCTTGGTTTTCGTGGTGCCTCGCGTTATGTTTCTTCAAGTTTTTCTGAGTGTTTTGCTCTTGAATGCAAAGCAGTAAGACGAGTCAGGGAGGAAATGGGTTTAGATAATGTTGAGGTCATGATTCCTTTTGTCCGAACAGTTTCTGAAGCCAGTAATGTCATCGAAGTATTAAAAAAGCATGGTCTGGAAAGAGGAAAATGCGGGTTAAGAGTGATTATGATGTGCGAGTTACCTTCCAATGCCTTGTTAGCCAGTGAATTTTTGCAGTATTTTGATGGTTTCTCCATAGGATCGAATGATTTAACTCAATTGACTTTAGGTTTGGACAGGGATTCAGGTTTGGTTGCTTCACAATTTGATGAACGCAACGATGCGGTCAAAGCGTTATTGCATATGGCTATTTCAGCTTGTAAAAAGGAAGGCAAATACATAGGGATTTGTGGTCAAGGCCCTTCAGATCATCAGGATTTTGCTCAATGGCTGATGAAGGAAGGGATTGAGAGTGTTTCTTTAAATCCGGATTCTGTTTTGCAAACGTGCTTGTTTTTAGCTAAACAATCGATGAATTGA
- the nadC gene encoding carboxylating nicotinate-nucleotide diphosphorylase, with amino-acid sequence MNNVLSQVTFDVKHALQEDVGNGDVTAALLPQQLIVEAEIISREPMVVCGQPWVNEVFKQVDNTVEMEWRVSEGDFLSTPATLCIIHGIASSILTAERTALNFLQTLSATATQTYQYVQQLKGTKAKLLDTRKTIPGLRLAQKYAVYCGGGLNHRMGLYDAFLIKENHIKACGSVAHAISLARKTDKHLLVEIEVETLEELQEALDAHPDRILLDNFTQDMLEQAVKMNHPKYCELEASGGININNIAEIAQTGVDFISVGSITKSIKAIDLSLLIRETL; translated from the coding sequence ATGAATAATGTTTTATCGCAGGTTACATTCGATGTAAAACATGCTTTGCAGGAGGATGTGGGCAATGGTGATGTGACAGCAGCTTTGTTGCCTCAGCAGCTGATTGTAGAAGCAGAAATTATATCAAGAGAGCCAATGGTTGTTTGTGGGCAGCCATGGGTTAATGAGGTTTTTAAGCAAGTTGATAATACGGTTGAAATGGAGTGGCGGGTTTCTGAAGGAGATTTTTTAAGTACGCCAGCTACTTTATGTATCATTCATGGTATTGCCAGCAGTATTTTAACCGCAGAACGTACTGCGTTAAATTTTTTGCAAACCCTTTCAGCTACTGCAACACAAACTTATCAATATGTTCAGCAATTAAAGGGTACCAAGGCAAAACTTTTAGACACACGCAAAACAATTCCAGGACTTCGATTAGCGCAAAAGTATGCTGTTTATTGTGGTGGCGGGTTAAATCATCGCATGGGACTTTATGATGCATTTCTAATCAAAGAAAATCATATCAAAGCCTGTGGTTCAGTTGCTCATGCTATCAGTCTGGCAAGGAAAACCGATAAACACTTACTGGTTGAGATTGAAGTGGAAACCCTCGAGGAGTTGCAAGAGGCTTTGGATGCTCATCCTGACAGGATATTATTGGATAATTTCACTCAAGATATGCTTGAACAAGCGGTCAAAATGAATCATCCCAAGTACTGTGAATTGGAAGCTTCTGGCGGCATTAATATCAATAATATCGCAGAAATTGCTCAAACCGGAGTGGATTTTATTTCTGTCGGATCTATTACCAAATCAATTAAAGCAATTGATTTGAGCTTATTGATTAGGGAAACATTATGA
- a CDS encoding pseudouridine synthase: MPQLILFNKPYGILTQFTGELPEQTLSAFIKFPGFYAAGRLDKQSEGLLILTDDGKLQHRLTHPKFDKKKYYWVQVEGAPTDKDLQPLRKGLVIKDITFLPAEAKLISEPKIWPRIPPIRERKNIPTTWLEIILREGKNHQIRKMTAAIGFPTLRLIRHRIGDWQLDELKPGEYKLINLINDKLSESTRKNHPRLGSRAK, translated from the coding sequence ATGCCGCAATTAATACTTTTTAATAAACCTTATGGAATCCTGACTCAATTTACTGGCGAATTACCCGAACAAACTCTCTCGGCATTTATTAAATTTCCCGGTTTTTATGCGGCTGGACGTCTGGACAAACAAAGTGAAGGTTTGCTTATCTTAACTGACGATGGAAAATTACAACATCGGCTAACCCACCCAAAATTTGACAAAAAGAAATATTACTGGGTTCAAGTAGAGGGTGCTCCTACAGACAAAGATTTACAACCGTTACGAAAAGGCCTGGTTATCAAAGATATTACTTTTTTACCTGCCGAGGCTAAATTGATTTCAGAGCCAAAAATCTGGCCACGAATTCCACCAATAAGAGAAAGGAAAAATATACCAACCACCTGGCTAGAAATTATATTAAGAGAAGGAAAAAATCATCAAATAAGAAAAATGACTGCCGCTATCGGTTTTCCTACTTTACGTTTAATCAGACACCGGATTGGTGATTGGCAGTTAGATGAACTCAAGCCTGGAGAATATAAGCTTATCAACCTGATTAACGATAAACTGAGCGAGTCAACAAGGAAGAATCACCCAAGACTCGGATCCAGGGCCAAATAA
- the mreD gene encoding rod shape-determining protein MreD, which yields MSALHIRLGLGFVAALALSILPMPELISIFRPPWVLLLVLYIEYYLPGKFKLTALLIAGLLLDVLLSTVIGEHSFALLLVTWIASTKSRRVQFFSLIQQVCLVGFFCFLYQSIILFIDALLGFNYNLVMPVTSAILGMIIWPWIRVLGDSSLLTRSVYR from the coding sequence ATGAGTGCGCTTCATATTCGTTTAGGATTGGGGTTTGTCGCGGCGCTTGCTTTATCAATACTGCCGATGCCAGAGTTAATCTCAATTTTTCGACCTCCTTGGGTATTATTATTAGTTTTGTATATTGAATATTATTTACCAGGTAAATTTAAACTAACCGCTTTGTTGATAGCTGGCTTATTACTGGATGTGCTCTTGTCAACCGTGATCGGTGAACATTCATTCGCATTGCTATTAGTAACCTGGATAGCGTCAACTAAATCCAGGCGAGTTCAGTTTTTCTCGCTAATCCAGCAAGTTTGCCTGGTAGGGTTCTTTTGTTTTCTATATCAATCAATTATTTTATTTATTGATGCTCTGTTAGGTTTTAATTATAACCTGGTAATGCCTGTGACAAGTGCCATTTTGGGTATGATTATTTGGCCCTGGATCCGAGTCTTGGGTGATTCTTCCTTGTTGACTCGCTCAGTTTATCGTTAA
- the mreC gene encoding rod shape-determining protein MreC codes for MISSQQNNKHNRLFAKGGHSSLGFVFALAFSILLMFSDYHYRYLDFVRSGFSLIVSPLQYAVDYPVRVIGWVQSLVSAKKALIDENMRLKYKQTMLEAELQKLIVIQRENSQLKELLLTSSKADMRVMAAQILAVDTSQARQVVVLNKGTRDGVYVGQPVLDAKGVMGQVIDVGPMTSTLLLISDSKSAVPVRNNRTGERAILVGTNDIEELSLINLPKTSSIHPGDVLVTSGLGRRYPEGYPVGRVEEVKSIPGEDFVKVTVSPVALLNRNRLVLLIWPDSEQEELTAQINERLNAEETTA; via the coding sequence GTGATTTCCTCTCAACAGAATAATAAACATAATAGATTATTTGCCAAGGGCGGACACAGTTCTCTAGGATTTGTGTTTGCCCTTGCTTTTTCTATTCTTCTGATGTTTTCTGATTATCATTATCGATACCTGGATTTTGTTCGCAGCGGTTTTTCACTAATAGTTTCCCCCTTGCAATATGCAGTAGATTATCCTGTTCGAGTCATAGGCTGGGTTCAGTCATTGGTTAGCGCCAAAAAGGCACTGATAGATGAAAATATGCGTTTAAAATACAAGCAAACAATGCTGGAAGCTGAATTGCAAAAATTAATCGTTATTCAAAGGGAAAATTCGCAATTAAAGGAATTATTATTGACTTCATCCAAGGCTGATATGAGAGTCATGGCTGCCCAAATACTTGCTGTTGATACAAGCCAGGCAAGGCAGGTCGTCGTCTTAAACAAAGGCACACGTGATGGTGTCTACGTGGGACAACCAGTGCTGGATGCCAAGGGAGTGATGGGGCAGGTTATTGATGTAGGACCGATGACAAGCACTTTATTGCTGATTTCAGATTCAAAGAGTGCTGTGCCAGTAAGAAATAATCGAACCGGAGAGCGCGCAATTCTTGTAGGTACCAATGATATTGAAGAGCTATCTTTGATTAATTTACCGAAAACGTCTTCTATTCATCCAGGTGATGTGCTAGTAACGTCCGGTTTAGGCAGAAGATATCCTGAGGGTTACCCTGTAGGCCGCGTTGAGGAAGTTAAGAGTATTCCCGGTGAAGATTTTGTCAAAGTCACAGTGAGCCCTGTTGCATTATTGAATCGTAACAGGTTGGTGTTATTGATTTGGCCTGATAGTGAACAAGAAGAGTTAACTGCTCAAATTAATGAGCGATTGAATGCTGAGGAGACTACAGCATGA
- a CDS encoding undecaprenyldiphospho-muramoylpentapeptide beta-N-acetylglucosaminyltransferase encodes MSPSIVFTGGGTAGHVTPNIALIKEFIKEGWNVEYIGSVSGIEKEMIKPLDIPFHGVSSGKLRRYFSLKNLLDPFKIILGIVQSFFLFYKIKPDVVFSKGGFVAFPVVVGAWLNRIPIVAHESDMSPGLANRLSFPFVNKICLTFDAGKKYFKRQDKIEVTGTPIRQQLLTGNRMKGLELCGFNSSKPCLLVVGGSLGAGSINSCIRSALKQLISEFQVIHLCGKGKLDSSLVGMEGYCQFEYANEELADLFAASSVVISRAGANSLYEILALGKPHILIPISSQVSRGDQIQNAKYFQGLGISVVIQDELLKTETLLQAIQEVMQKKDEIDNKIKALKVESAADKIVAIIKEQAHVQTPRIV; translated from the coding sequence ATGAGTCCAAGTATTGTTTTTACCGGGGGAGGTACTGCCGGACATGTGACTCCAAATATCGCGTTGATTAAGGAGTTTATAAAAGAAGGCTGGAATGTGGAATATATCGGCTCTGTTTCCGGAATTGAAAAGGAAATGATTAAGCCACTCGACATTCCTTTTCATGGGGTCAGCAGCGGTAAATTGCGCAGGTATTTCAGTTTGAAGAACTTGCTTGACCCTTTCAAAATTATTTTGGGAATTGTCCAATCTTTTTTTCTATTTTATAAAATCAAACCGGATGTGGTTTTTTCAAAAGGTGGTTTTGTAGCTTTTCCTGTAGTTGTTGGTGCTTGGTTAAATCGAATTCCCATCGTAGCTCATGAGTCCGATATGAGCCCAGGGCTTGCGAATCGCCTGTCTTTTCCTTTCGTCAATAAAATATGTCTTACTTTTGATGCTGGCAAAAAGTACTTTAAGCGCCAGGATAAAATAGAAGTGACAGGTACCCCAATTCGTCAACAGTTATTGACTGGCAATCGAATGAAAGGATTGGAGTTGTGCGGATTTAATTCCTCGAAACCTTGCCTGCTTGTAGTGGGAGGAAGTTTAGGAGCTGGTTCGATTAACAGTTGTATTCGAAGCGCTTTGAAGCAATTGATATCAGAATTTCAAGTCATTCATCTTTGTGGCAAAGGAAAACTTGATTCTTCATTGGTTGGCATGGAGGGATATTGTCAATTTGAATACGCTAATGAAGAGTTGGCTGATCTGTTCGCTGCTTCTTCTGTGGTGATCTCTCGGGCAGGAGCCAATTCATTGTATGAAATATTAGCATTAGGAAAACCGCATATTTTAATTCCAATCTCTTCGCAAGTGAGCAGAGGGGATCAAATTCAAAATGCAAAGTACTTTCAGGGATTAGGAATCAGTGTTGTGATTCAGGATGAGTTATTGAAAACAGAGACCTTATTACAGGCAATACAGGAAGTAATGCAAAAAAAGGATGAAATAGACAATAAAATCAAAGCGTTAAAAGTTGAATCTGCCGCTGATAAGATTGTGGCAATTATCAAGGAGCAAGCACATGTTCAAACCCCAAGGATTGTATGA